Proteins encoded by one window of Elaeis guineensis isolate ETL-2024a chromosome 12, EG11, whole genome shotgun sequence:
- the LOC105055799 gene encoding uncharacterized protein isoform X1 gives MAGIDASKYSHSPAHKAVLARDYEALKIIISSLPRLAEPSEIRTEDDSFAEETKADAISAALDRRDVPNRETPLHLAVRLGDATAAELLMAAGADWSLHNEQGWSALHEAICAREEHLARIIVRHYQPQTWAKWCRRLPRVIATMRRMRDFYMEITFHFESSVIPFISRIAPSDTYKIWKRGSNLRADMTLAGFDGFKIQRADQSVLFLGEGSEDGSVPSGSLCIVSHKDKEVVNALDGAGAPASDTEVQQEVSAMSKTNIFRPGIDVTRAVLLPQLTWRRQERSEMVGSWKAKVYDMHHVVVSVKSRRVPGVAPDDEEAVVSFCNDNETENDDSADILTAEERKQLEIALKMESPDMIDEGVSNDFVGHRHSCYEPREIPDEDASTWGDGRGKQDKNRWLGNWGKKGDHDHKQDLQQKMAPPRSSLCVDEKVSDLLGDSPSRTRSRPGRHSIEIACSREDLKEARVRDLKKSTGNPENGNRRRESEFKRALRPVLWLSHDFPLRTEEFLPLLDILANKVKAIRRLRELLTTKLPSGTFPVKVAIPVVPTIRVLVTFTKFEELQPLEDFSTPPSSPEKNYPSKKQPSSSWLQWMKGSSHQKRSKSSGPSKCVENIQDPFMIPPDYTWISPEAKKNKLQDNKSKSKKSSEQTRQGKARISESVRDGTVTG, from the exons ATGGCCGGGATCGATGCATCCAAGTACTCGCACAGCCCCGCCCACAAGGCCGTCCTGGCCCGCGACTATGAGGCCCTTAAGATCATTATCTCCTCCCTCCCCCGCCTCGCGGAGCCCTCCGAGATCCGCACCGAGGACGACTCCTTCGCCGAGGAGACCAAGGCCGACGCCATCTCCGCGGCGCTCGACCGCCGCGACGTCCCTAACCGCGAGACACCGCTGCACCTCGCCGTCCGCCTCGGCGACGCCACCGCCGCCGAGCTCCTCATGGCCGCCGGCGCCGATTGGAGCCTCCATAACGAACAGGGCTGGAGCGCCCTCCACGAGGCCATCTGCGCCCGCGAGGAGCACCTCGCCCGCATCATCGTCCGCCACTACCAGCCCCAGACCTGGGCCAAGTGGTGCCGCCGCCTCCCCCGCGTCATCGCCACCATGAGGCGGATGCGGGACTTCTACATGGAGATCACCTTCCATTTTGAGAGCTCCGTCATCCCCTTCATCTCGAGAATCGCCCCCTCCGACACCTATAAGATCTGGAAGAGGGGCTCCAATCTGCGCGCCGACATGACGCTTGCCGGATTCGATGGATTCAAGATTCAAAGGGCCGACCAGAGCGTTCTCTTCCTCGGGGAGGGCTCGGAGGACGGCAGCGTGCCATCCGGATCGCTGTGCATCGTCTCGCACAAGGACAAGGAGGTGGTGAATGCTCTCGACGGCGCCGGGGCGCCCGCGAGCGATACCGAGGTGCAGCAGGAAGTCTCGGCCATGTCCAAGACGAACATCTTCCGGCCGGGAATCGACGTGACGCGGGCGGTGCTGCTGCCGCAGCTGACCTGGAGGCGGCAGGAGCGGTCGGAGATGGTCGGCTCGTGGAAGGCCAAGGTGTATGACATGCATCATGTGGTCGTAAGCGTCAAATCCCGGCGGGTCCCCGGCGTGGCGCCCGACGACGAGGAGGCCGTCGTCTCTTTTTGCAACGACAACGAGACGGAGAACGATGACTCCGCGGATATCTTGACCGCGGAGGAGCGGAAGCAACTGGAAATCGCTTTGAAAATGGAGTCGCCGGATATGATTGACGAAGGTGTCTCCAATGACTTTGTGGGGCACCGGCACAGTTGCTACGAGCCGAGAGAAATTCCGGACGAGGATGCGAGTACGTGGGGCGATGGCAGGGGGAAGCAAGATAAGAATCGCTGGCTCGGCAACTGGGGAAAGAAGGGGGATCATGATCACAAGCAGGATTTGCAGCAGAAGATGGCACCGCCAAGGAGCTCACTTTGTGTAGATGAGAAAGTGAGTGACCTCCTTGGGGATTCTCCATCGAGGACTCGGAGTAGGCCGGGAAGGCATTCGATAGAGATTGCCTGCAGTAGGGAGGACCTAAAAGAGGCAAGGGTCAGGGATTTGAAGAAATCTACAGGGAATCCGGAGAATGGGAATCGACGCCGGGAGAGCGAGTTCAAGAGAGCTTTGAGGCCTGTTCTCTGGCTGTCTCATGACTTTCCACTTAGGACGGAGGAGTTTCTGCCTCTGCTTGACATACTTGCAAATAAGGTGAAGGCAATTCGCCGCTTGCGAGAACTGCTAACTACAAAACTTCCTTCTGGGACATTTCCAGTCAAG GTTGCCATTCCAGTTGTGCCTACCATCAGAGTCCTCGTCACGTTTaccaaatttgaagaattacagcCATTGGAAGATTTCTCTACACCTCCTTCGAGTCCTGAGAAGAATTACCCTAGTAAAAAACAGCCCTCAAGTTCATGGCTTCAGTGGATGAAGGGGTCTTCCCATCAGAAACGATCCAAATCATCAGGACCAAGCAAGTGTGTTGAAAACATTCAGGATCCTTTCATGATACCCCCAGATTATACTTGGATATCCCCCGAAGCAAAGAAAAACAAATTGCAGGACAATAAAAGCAAATCTAAGAAGAGTTCAGAGCAAACTAGACAAGGGAAGGCAAGAATCTCTGAATCAGTGAGAGATGGAACAGTGACCGGATAG
- the LOC105055800 gene encoding 7-hydroxymethyl chlorophyll a reductase, chloroplastic → MAAHCSSFLVPFSIRSSSSQGKASKPVKLRDDWRQRSKPIPPGGVYPAKDHCSRCGLCDTYYIAHVKNACAFLGDGMSRIEVLEPTVHGRGRQEGSDETYFGVHEKLLYAKKTKPVEGAQWTGIVTTIAVEMLKSKMVEAVVCVQSDPEDRLAPRPVLARTPDEVFAAKGVKPTLSPNLDTLALVEAAGVKHLLFCGVGCQVQALRSVEKHLGLDKLYVLGTNCVDNGTREGLEKFLKAASSSPETVLHYEFMQDYQVHIKHLDGHIEEVPYFCLPANELVDVIAPSCYSCFDYTNALADLVVGYMGVPKYSGLSMTEHPQYITVRNERGREMLSLVENLLDITPTRSSGNRQPFVMETVKADDKAKLGNGPSQPAPRLIGNIIAFLLNLIGPKGLEFARYSLDYHTIRNYLYANRQWGKQRADRHIPSYAKRIVETYNTDGRINRMLSED, encoded by the exons ATGGCTGCCCACTGCTCCTCCTTCCTCGTTCCTTTCTCCATCCGCTCCTCTTCTTCACAAG GGAAAGCTTCCAAGCCCGTGAAGCTCAGAGACGACTGGAGGCAGCGCTCCAAGCCCATTCCTCCCGGCGGCGTGTACCCCGCTAAGGATCATTGCAG TCGGTGCGGGCTGTGCGACACTTACTACATCGCTCATGTGAAGAATGCGTGCGCTTTCTTAGGAGACGGCATGTCCCGGATCGAG GTTTTGGAACCAACAGTCCACGGAAGAGGAAGACAAGAGGGCTCGGACGAGACATACTTTGGTGTTCATGAAAAGTTGTTGTATGCTAAAAAGACTAAGCCAGTAGAAG GAGCTCAATGGACAGGAATTGTAACAACAATTGCAGTAGAAATGCTGAAATCTAAGATGGTGGAAGCTGTTGTTTGTGTACAGAG TGACCCAGAGGACAGACTTGCTCCAAGACCTGTATTGGCGAG GACACCTGATGAAGTTTTTGCAGCAAAAGGCGTTAAGCCAACACTATCTCCTAATCTGGATACCCTTGCTCTAGTTGAG GCAGCTGGAGTAAAGCATCTTCTTTTCTGTGGTGTGGGGTGTCAAGTGCAAG CATTAAGATCAGTTGAGAAACATCTGGGCTTGGACAAGCTTTATGTTCTGGGTACCAACTGTG TGGATAATGGAACTCGTGAGGGGCTAGAGAAGTTCTTAAAGGCTGCAAGCAGTAGCCCAGAAACTGTTTTACATTATGAATTCATGCAAGATTACCAG GTTCACATAAAACATTTGGATGGCCATATTGAAGAG GTTCCTTACTTTTGTCTTCCAGCTAATGAACTAGTTGATGTTATCGCACCATCCTGCTACAG TTGCTTTGACTATACAAATGCATTGGCG GACTTGGTGGTGGGCTATATGGGTGTGCCAAAATATTCTGGATTAAGCATGACTGAGCACCCACAGTATATCACTGTCAG GAATGAACGAGGAAGGGAAATGCTTAGCCTGGTAGAAAATCTTTTGGATATCACTCCTACAAGAAGCAGT GGAAACAGACAACCGTTTGTCATGGAGACTGTTAAAGCTGATGATAAGGCGAAATTAG GGAATGGTCCTTCTCAGCCAGCTCCTAGGTTGATTGGTAACATTATAGCATTTCTTCTAAACTTG ATTGGTCCAAAGGGTCTGGAATTTGCTCGCTATTCATTGGATTACCATACAATAAGGAACTACTTGTATGCAAATCGACAATGGGGAAAGCAAAG AGCTGACAGGCACATCCCCTCCTATGCAAAGAGGATTGTGGAAACTTATAACACCGATGGGCGTATTAATAGGATGCTTTCAGAAGATTGA
- the LOC105055801 gene encoding dehydration-responsive element-binding protein 2C, whose translation MVVGAPMGPEEKKHKKCCPLRRSRKGCMKGKGGPENQACTFRGVRQRTWGKWVAEIREPNRGARLWLGTFNTSLEAAQAYDAAARSLYGECARLNLPDSSFVGSASTTPMSIKSEVSCSPSQSTGTSTSESRVSIPDSSMESPTYFYNGGGGGLDDLDDYVTRLPRAEDFGLEAFQDVPLFDDVGYSNPDFDGELMNLDTLQLSWCP comes from the coding sequence ATGGTTGTTGGTGCTCCTATGGGACCTGAAGAGAAGAAGCACAAGAAGTGCTGCCCTCTCAGGAGGTCGAGGAAAGGCTGCATGAAAGGCAAGGGTGGGCCTGAGAACCAGGCCTGCACCTTCAGAGGTGTGAGGCAGAGGACATGGGGGAAGTGGGTCGCCGAGATCCGCGAGCCAAACCGTGGCGCCCGTCTCTGGCTCGGTACCTTCAACACCTCCCTCGAGGCCGCCCAGGCCTACGACGCCGCCGCCCGTAGCCTCTATGGCGAGTGCGCGCGGCTCAATCTGCCTGATTCGTCCTTTGTCGGATCGGCATCGACCACGCCGATGTCGATCAAGTCAGAGGTCTCCTGCTCTCCAAGCCAGTCGACCGGTACCAGTACCAGCGAGTCGAGGGTGAGCATCCCCGATAGCAGCATGGAGTCGCCTACCTATTTCTACAACGGCGGTGGTGGCGGCCTTGATGATTTAGATGATTATGTCACGAGGTTGCCGAGGGCTGAGGATTTTGGGCTGGAGGCTTTCCAGGATGTGCCGCTTTTCGACGATGTCGGATACTCGAATCCAGACTTCGACGGGGAGCTGATGAATCTTGATACTTTGCAATTGTCTTGGTGTCCTTGA
- the LOC105055799 gene encoding uncharacterized protein isoform X2 yields MSNARNKKEMAGIDASKYSHSPAHKAVLARDYEALKIIISSLPRLAEPSEIRTEDDSFAEETKADAISAALDRRDVPNRETPLHLAVRLGDATAAELLMAAGADWSLHNEQGWSALHEAICAREEHLARIIVRHYQPQTWAKWCRRLPRVIATMRRMRDFYMEITFHFESSVIPFISRIAPSDTYKIWKRGSNLRADMTLAGFDGFKIQRADQSVLFLGEGSEDGSVPSGSLCIVSHKDKEVVNALDGAGAPASDTEVQQEVSAMSKTNIFRPGIDVTRAVLLPQLTWRRQERSEMVGSWKAKVYDMHHVVVSVKSRRVPGVAPDDEEAVVSFCNDNETENDDSADILTAEERKQLEIALKMESPDMIDEGVSNDFVGHRHSCYEPREIPDEDASTWGDGRGKQDKNRWLGNWGKKGDHDHKQDLQQKMAPPRSSLCVDEKVSDLLGDSPSRTRSRPGRHSIEIACSREDLKEARVRDLKKSTGNPENGNRRRESEFKRALRPVLWLSHDFPLRTEEFLPLLDILANKVKAIRRLRELLTTKLPSGTFPVKVAIPVVPTIRVLVTFTKFEELQPLEDFSTPPSSPEKNYPSKKQPSSSWLQWMKGSSHQKRSKSSGPSKCVENIQDPFMIPPDYTWISPEAKKNKLQDNKSKSKKSSEQTRQGKARISESVRDGTVTG; encoded by the exons ATGAGCAATGCAAG AAATAAAAAGGAAATGGCCGGGATCGATGCATCCAAGTACTCGCACAGCCCCGCCCACAAGGCCGTCCTGGCCCGCGACTATGAGGCCCTTAAGATCATTATCTCCTCCCTCCCCCGCCTCGCGGAGCCCTCCGAGATCCGCACCGAGGACGACTCCTTCGCCGAGGAGACCAAGGCCGACGCCATCTCCGCGGCGCTCGACCGCCGCGACGTCCCTAACCGCGAGACACCGCTGCACCTCGCCGTCCGCCTCGGCGACGCCACCGCCGCCGAGCTCCTCATGGCCGCCGGCGCCGATTGGAGCCTCCATAACGAACAGGGCTGGAGCGCCCTCCACGAGGCCATCTGCGCCCGCGAGGAGCACCTCGCCCGCATCATCGTCCGCCACTACCAGCCCCAGACCTGGGCCAAGTGGTGCCGCCGCCTCCCCCGCGTCATCGCCACCATGAGGCGGATGCGGGACTTCTACATGGAGATCACCTTCCATTTTGAGAGCTCCGTCATCCCCTTCATCTCGAGAATCGCCCCCTCCGACACCTATAAGATCTGGAAGAGGGGCTCCAATCTGCGCGCCGACATGACGCTTGCCGGATTCGATGGATTCAAGATTCAAAGGGCCGACCAGAGCGTTCTCTTCCTCGGGGAGGGCTCGGAGGACGGCAGCGTGCCATCCGGATCGCTGTGCATCGTCTCGCACAAGGACAAGGAGGTGGTGAATGCTCTCGACGGCGCCGGGGCGCCCGCGAGCGATACCGAGGTGCAGCAGGAAGTCTCGGCCATGTCCAAGACGAACATCTTCCGGCCGGGAATCGACGTGACGCGGGCGGTGCTGCTGCCGCAGCTGACCTGGAGGCGGCAGGAGCGGTCGGAGATGGTCGGCTCGTGGAAGGCCAAGGTGTATGACATGCATCATGTGGTCGTAAGCGTCAAATCCCGGCGGGTCCCCGGCGTGGCGCCCGACGACGAGGAGGCCGTCGTCTCTTTTTGCAACGACAACGAGACGGAGAACGATGACTCCGCGGATATCTTGACCGCGGAGGAGCGGAAGCAACTGGAAATCGCTTTGAAAATGGAGTCGCCGGATATGATTGACGAAGGTGTCTCCAATGACTTTGTGGGGCACCGGCACAGTTGCTACGAGCCGAGAGAAATTCCGGACGAGGATGCGAGTACGTGGGGCGATGGCAGGGGGAAGCAAGATAAGAATCGCTGGCTCGGCAACTGGGGAAAGAAGGGGGATCATGATCACAAGCAGGATTTGCAGCAGAAGATGGCACCGCCAAGGAGCTCACTTTGTGTAGATGAGAAAGTGAGTGACCTCCTTGGGGATTCTCCATCGAGGACTCGGAGTAGGCCGGGAAGGCATTCGATAGAGATTGCCTGCAGTAGGGAGGACCTAAAAGAGGCAAGGGTCAGGGATTTGAAGAAATCTACAGGGAATCCGGAGAATGGGAATCGACGCCGGGAGAGCGAGTTCAAGAGAGCTTTGAGGCCTGTTCTCTGGCTGTCTCATGACTTTCCACTTAGGACGGAGGAGTTTCTGCCTCTGCTTGACATACTTGCAAATAAGGTGAAGGCAATTCGCCGCTTGCGAGAACTGCTAACTACAAAACTTCCTTCTGGGACATTTCCAGTCAAG GTTGCCATTCCAGTTGTGCCTACCATCAGAGTCCTCGTCACGTTTaccaaatttgaagaattacagcCATTGGAAGATTTCTCTACACCTCCTTCGAGTCCTGAGAAGAATTACCCTAGTAAAAAACAGCCCTCAAGTTCATGGCTTCAGTGGATGAAGGGGTCTTCCCATCAGAAACGATCCAAATCATCAGGACCAAGCAAGTGTGTTGAAAACATTCAGGATCCTTTCATGATACCCCCAGATTATACTTGGATATCCCCCGAAGCAAAGAAAAACAAATTGCAGGACAATAAAAGCAAATCTAAGAAGAGTTCAGAGCAAACTAGACAAGGGAAGGCAAGAATCTCTGAATCAGTGAGAGATGGAACAGTGACCGGATAG